In the genome of Bacillota bacterium, the window CGGCATGCACGGCTCGCCTGGCCCGGATGGGTTGCCCGGCGGGCGCGACGCCTCGGGTGCGGGTGGCTTCCCGATCACGCCGGGTACTTACTACGTCACCCACGGGCGGCTGGTCGACTACAAGCGGGTCGACCTCCTGGTGCAGGCGTTCAACCGCCTGGGCAGGCCCCTGCTCGTCATCGGCGACGGGCCGGAGCGCCGCCGCCTCCAGGCCCTTGCGGGGCCGGGGATCAGGTTCCTGGGAGCGGTGGACGACGAGGCTCTGCCCGGATATGTCGCCAACGCTCGAGCGTTCGTCTTTGCTGCCGATGAAGATTTCGGGATCGCCCCCGTCGAGGCGCAGGCGGCGGGATGTCCCGTCGTGGCGTACTCACGAGGGGGTGCCGCCGAGACGGTTGTCGAGGGCCGCACGGGCGTCTTCTTCCATGAACAGACCGTCGAAGCCGTCGCCGGCGCCGTGCGCCGCTTCGAGGCCGCCGAGGCGGGCTTCGACCGCGCCGCCATCATGGAACATGCGGCCCGGTTCGGGCCGGAGCGGTTCCGCAGCGAGTTCGCCGGACTGCTCGACCGCGCCTGGCACGCTTTCCTCCG includes:
- a CDS encoding glycosyltransferase; its protein translation is GMHGSPGPDGLPGGRDASGAGGFPITPGTYYVTHGRLVDYKRVDLLVQAFNRLGRPLLVIGDGPERRRLQALAGPGIRFLGAVDDEALPGYVANARAFVFAADEDFGIAPVEAQAAGCPVVAYSRGGAAETVVEGRTGVFFHEQTVEAVAGAVRRFEAAEAGFDRAAIMEHAARFGPERFRSEFAGLLDRAWHAFLRRGSKGVGALPEPVRLAALSGPMGDKPA